A single Pochonia chlamydosporia 170 chromosome Unknown PCv3seq00011, whole genome shotgun sequence DNA region contains:
- a CDS encoding carbohydrate esterase (similar to Beauveria bassiana ARSEF 2860 XP_008594148.1) codes for MALSQNTMEGLKYECYKYGNHDRQRVGVWHRPTTQTEGCWIIYIHGGAWRDPRNGLEDFLPSIVQLITSTEIDHSKIRGFASIDYNLSPHPELYQDPAEVPTHKYRGAKHPDHILDIRTALKFLQPKIQLIDGYVLIGHSAGATLAYQAVMDQAALSNERETFEIPLPGAVLGISGIYDLVGLNSRLSNGAAGLDFIRGAFGSDEDEWIRASPARSNENLGNSWSGYSLLAYSPDDGLVDSPELEAMAKKLEADGLPFDVVTDLTGEHDFVWQQGSQMVRLVSKVLDHI; via the exons ATGGCCTTGTCTCAAAATACCATGGAAGGCCTCAAATATGAGTGTTACAAGTATGGAAACCATGACCGCCAACGTGTGGGTGTCTGGCATCGCCCAACGACTCAGACAGAGGGGTGTTGGATCAT ATACATACACGGAGGCGCTTGGCGTGACCCGCGAAATGGGCTAGAGGACTTTCTGCCATCCATTGTGCAGCTGATCACATCTACCGAGATAGATCATTCCAAAATACGCGGCTTTGCAAGTATCGACTATAATCTATCTCCGCACCCGGAACTGTATCAAGATCCAGCTGAGGTTCCTACACATAAGTACAGAGGTGCCAAACACCCAGATCACATTTTGGACATTCGTACCGCCTTGAAGTTCCTCCAACCGAAGATACAACTGATCGATGGGTACGTGCTAATAGGGCATTCTGCTGGCGCAACCTTGGCTTATCAGGCGGTGATGGATCAAGCGGCCCTCAGCAATGAGAGAGAGACATTTGAGATCCCATTACCAGGAGCCGTACTCGGTATTTCTGGTATATATGACCTTGTTGGACTGAACAGTCGACTCAGCAATGGTGCAGCTGGTCTTGATTTTATCAGAGGTGCATTTGGGAGTGATGAGGACGAGTGGATACGAGCTTCTCCTGCCAGAAGTAATGAAAATCTCGGCAACAGCTGGTCGGGCTACTCCCTTTTGGCATACTCCCCAGATGATGGCCTCGTTGATAGTCCTGAGCtggaggcaatggcaaagaagcTTGAGGCAGACGGCCTGCCGTTTGACGTTGTTACAGATTTGACTGGGGAGCACGATTTCGTATGGCAACAGGGGAGCCAGATGGTTCGTCTTGTTTCAAAAGTTCTCGACCATATATGA
- a CDS encoding kynureninase (similar to Pyrenophora tritici-repentis Pt-1C-BFP XP_001932253.1), whose translation MDLIEMDHLWMVHVAIQCIQTTLVNGTGENQTSEDDQQCLYFVGNSLGAQPRAVREYVNAQFETWASIGVKGHDTKISNSPLTPWQDLAEDCAKKSADLVGSSPHEIVIMNTLTINLHLLMASFYKPDAKRFKIILEWRPFPSDYYAIESQIAWHGLDPATCMIKIEPDNPKGSLISTELILKTIDENAHDTALLLLPGIQYYSGQLFDIPKITAHAKANGIIVGWDLAHAAGNVELKLHDWNVDFACWCTYKYINAGPGAIAGAFIHERYGTVDLTGDKASYRPRLTGWYGGDKSVRFNMDNKFIPTPGAAGYQTSNPSAIDLASLSGALSVFGKTCMKELRDKALVLTAYAEYLLDEIINQAQDDGRGPLFSIISPRDPLQRGTQLSVLLREGLLESASQVLEESGVLCDKRKPGVIRVAPVPLYTRFEDVWRFMRIFRKALGLEMAA comes from the exons atggatttaATAGAGATGGACCATTTATGGATGGTCCACGTGGCTATCCAGTGTA TCCAGACTACCCTCGTCAATGGCACTGGTGAGAACCAGACTTCAGAAGATGACCAACAGTGCCTCTATTTTGTGGGAAACTCTCTTGGGGCGCAACCGAGGGCAGTTCGAGAGTATGTCAATGCCCAGTTTGAAACCTGGGCCAGTATCGGTGTAAAGGGCCACGATACGAAAATCTCTAACTCGCCACTTACTCCATGGCAGGATCTGGCTGAAGATTGCGCCAAAAAGTCGGCAGATCTCGTTGGTTCCTCGCCCCACGAGATTGTTATTATGAATACCCTGACAATCAACCTGCACCTTCTAATGGCGAGCTTCTACAAGCCAGATGCAAAGCGCTTCAAGATTATACTGGAATGGAGGCCGTTTCCGAGCGATTACTACGCCATTGAAAGCCAGATTGCGTGGCATGGTCTGGACCCAGCGACATGTATGATTAAGATTGAGCCTGACAATCCTAAAGGCAGCCTGATATCGACTGAGCTTATACTGAAGACGATTGATGAAAATGCACATGATACAGCCCTTCTGTTGCTGCCCGGTATACAGTATTACTCAGGCCAACTTTTCGACATTCCCAAAATTACAGCCCATGCTAAGGCAAACGGTATCATCGTTGGCTGGGATCTAGCCCATGCAGCCGGAAATGTAGAGTTAAAACTGCATGACTGGAACGTTGACTTTGCCTGTTGGTGCACCTACAAGTACATCAATGCTGGCCCGGGTGCCATCGCCGGCGCCTTTATTCACGAGAGATACGGCACGGTTGACCTGACGGGTGATAAGGCGTCGTACCGCCCTCGTCTGACAGGCTGGTATGGTGGTGACAAATCGGTCCgcttcaacatggacaacaAATTTATCCCAACGCCAGGTGCGGCAGGGTACCAGACGTCGAATCCATCAGCCATCGACCTGGCTagtctgtctggtgcgttGTCTGTTTTTGGGAAGACTTGCATGAAGGAGCTGCGAGACAAGGCGCTGGTGCTTACTGCGTATGCAGAATACCTGCTTGACGAGATAATAAATCAGGCTCAGGATGATGGAAGGGGACCGCTTTTCAGTATAATATCACCGAGAGATCCGCTGCAGAGGGGGACGCAACTTAGTGTATTGCTGCGTGAGGGGCTGTTGGAGTCGGCTTCCCAGGTATTGGAAGAAAGCGGTGTGTTGTGTGATAAGCGTAAGCCGGGGGTGATTCGCGTTGCTCCTGTGCCGCTGTATACGAGGTTTGAGGATGTATGGAGATTTATGCGGATATTCAGGAAGGCGCTAGGTCTTGAGATGGCAGCATGA
- a CDS encoding restless-like transposase (similar to Metarhizium robertsii ARSEF 23 XP_007816583.1): MPVQSEQQKLLEDRLFRDFKGWTWSERARDTSSWLWDFGCDIQRHGNRKWACKHCILINRPSIASFASSGLQNAANHLWREHKIPAPAREKRSTAQLKSEGAPESKQPTIASALKLNVDKPREQTIANCIISRLDKQHFQRMLVELIVSSNQSFSFVENPVLREIFDYLSPSVSIQCANLSGSAIRYKIIQEYNRHKQRVIEVLRSSTGLLHISFDGWTSRNKLALYGIACFFRDEKDRPCKIIIGVPEAHRHFGSTIGGEVLDVLHALGVSREKIGYFTLDNAENNDTAMEVIGAELGFNGRLRRGRCMGHTINLSAKALLFGRNTDAFEQQLSGAEALSDAEYARWRRKGPVGKLHNIVVDVRVTHRLIYLFREVQREEIDRATTLKLRSKKPLKLIIDNDTRWLSQLYMIRRALRLKTSIKLLLARYKAQWEDENRSRKTGQVTQAKLAKKPRILRDENQLTDRDWEVLYHLEAILTVFETVVKTLEGDGHIRKRRQGWTGSYGNVWDVVLGYELLLNTLEEYKELAAGFPDAEYLRIGINLAWDKLDEYYQRLDETPIYYTAMALHPAYRWDWFDETWSHKPSWVKKAKEMVADVWLSDYAHLEVGTTSSRSDEEPPAKRSRFFNAFEKNSRLPSSTPAYVTTIMGDEYQAWQTDREVGDSNVRDPIRYWITKKGRYPRLSRMALDFLTIQPMSAECERLFSAAGKMVSALRTDLDAEIIGICQVLRSWYRAGLIKDLDPLLHSHVETQLDGVYATLSDNELALAESKWLLDGEDSVSEGG; the protein is encoded by the exons atgccagtccagtcagagcaacagaagctgctggaggacCGTCTGTTTCGCGATTTTAAAGGCTGGACTTGGTCCGAACGCGCTCGTGACACTAGCTCGTGGCTTTGGGACTTTGGCTGCGATATTCAACGGCATGGGAACCGGAAATGGGCTTGCAAGCACTGCATCCTCATAAATCGGCCCAGTATCGCCAGTTTTGCGTCGTCAGGCCTTCAGAACGCGGCAAATCACCTGTGGCGTGAGCACAAaataccagcaccagcacgcGAGAAAAGGAGCACGGCACAGCTGAAATCAGAAGGCGCACCGGAATCGAAGCAGCCGACTATTGCCTCTGCTTTGAAACTGAACGTTGACAAGCCTAGGGAACAGACTATCGCGAATTGCATCATCTCACGGTTGGATAAACAGCACTTCCAGCGAATGCTAGTGGAATTAATCGTGAGTAGCAatcaatccttctccttcgtGGAGAACCCCGTCCTCCGAGAAATCTTCGACTATTTGAGTCCATCCGTTTCGATCCAATGCGCCAACCTGAGCGGCAGTGCTATTCGATATAAGATTATTCAAGAATATAACCGCCACAAGCAGAGGGTTATAGAAGTGCTGAGGAGCTCCACTGGACTGCTCCATatatcatttgatggctggacgtCTCGAAATAAGCTTGCCCTGTATGGGATTGCCTGCTTTTTtagagatgagaaggaccgGCCCTGCAAAATCATAATTGGGGTTCCAGAGGCTCATCGCCACTTCGGCTCAACGATCGGCGGGGAGGTTCTCGATGTCCTGCATGCTCTTGGTGTGAGTCGAGAGAAGATTGGCTATTTCACCCTTGACAACGCTGAAAATAACGATACGGCGATGGAGGTTATCGGGGCTGAGCTTGGGTTCAACGGCCGGCTGCGTCGTGGACGTTGCATGGgccacaccatcaacttgtcagccaaggcaCTGTTATTTGGGAGAAATACGGACGCGTTCGAGCAGCAATTATCAGGCGCAGAAGCGTTATCTGATGCTGAATACGCTCGATGGCGCCGAAAAGGGCCTGTTGGGAAGTTACATAATATCGTTGTGGATGTGCGCGTTACCCATCGGCTGATATACTTATTCAGAGAGGTTCAGAGG GAAGAAATTGATCGCGCCACCACCCTGAAACTTCGGTCGAAGAAACCGCTCAAGCTAATCATCGATAACGACACGCGCTGGCTGTCACAGCTCTACATGATCCGCAGGGCTCTGCGGTTAAAAACGTCCATCAAACTACTGCTGGCCAGGTACAAGGCacagtgggaagacgaaaatcGGTCTAGGAAGACTGGGCAGGTgacgcaagccaagttggccaaaaAGCCACGCATCCTccgagacgagaaccaactgACAGACAGAGACTGGGAGGTCCTCTACCATTTGGAGGCTATTCTGACCGTCTTCGAAACCgtggtgaagacgctggAGGGCGATGGGCACATCCGTAAGCGCAGACAGGGCTGGACCGGTTCCTACGGCAATGTCTGGGACGTGGTGCTGGGGtacgagctgcttcttaaCACACTGGAAGAGTAtaaagagcttgctgctggttttcCTGATGCAGAGTACTTGCGCATCGGAATCAACCTTGCTTGGGATAAGCTGGATGAGTATTACCAACGGCTGGATGAGACGCCGATATACTATACAGCCATGGCGCTCCATCCAGCCTATCGCTGGGactggtttgatgagacgtGGTCACATAAGCCTAGTTGGGTaaaaaaggcaaaagagaTGGTTGCCGATGTCTGGTTATCCGATTACGCCCACCTTGAAGTTGGAactaccagcagcaggagtgacgaggagccaCCAGCTAAACGGTCTCGGTTTTTCAACGCGTTCGAGAAGAACAGTcgtctgccaagctcaacaccagcctaCGTAACAACTATAATGGGCGACGAGTACCAGGCGTGGCAGACGGATCGTGAGGTAGGTGACAGCAATGTTCGCGATCCAATCCGTTACTGGATCACGAAAAAAGGCAGATATCCCAGGTTATCCAGGATGGCCTTGGACTTCCTGAcgattcagccaatgtcagccGAATGTGAAAGGTtattttcagcagctggcaagATGGTCTCGGCATTGCGTACAGACCTCGATGCTGAGATTATTGGAATCTGTCAGGTTTTACGTTCTTGGTATCGTGCAGGCCTCATCAAGGACCTAGATCCATTGCTTCACTCGCATGTTGAGACTcaactggatggagtctACGCGACTCTGAGCGACAATGAACTGGCACTTGCCGAGTCAAAGTGGCTattggacggcgaggacagcGTCAGCGAGGGGGGGTGA
- a CDS encoding Zn(2)-C6 fungal-type DNA-binding domain-containing protein (similar to Metarhizium robertsii ARSEF 23 XP_007822943.2) — MDGLRITGCALRASVPQAKNVSVMADPPASVARASGDKRPMPSVANEPAKRRAPYAQRACDACRRRKGRCNGAKPCDYCIGRSFNCCYSISSHDSRPVKTRQSSSKTSTIASKWTPDSSSINGLVATIQGHLDTLASHVRTDATVQDQTGDDAFARGSMTRPTQEPAVRYGLSAFTSAATPISPSSSTTDKSSKRPKGVKYHGPTSPAYSLVAAQIQFEDRRINVGVSPSSKLRSATCDKSDNESDSDQEDDGHSKDENSIASRPLARPSTHQALFQSLHLFHTRETIRLVRVYHEVIGELHPICNIDALVELIRQIHSTSSGGLSGKGEREVAVDVNDLLELNLGLAIALTAEAATSSTIANTIYKQCRGYIDTKITSRSKSIKDVVVTLMLGLYYFFKCESQLAWRMCGLAGRMAMELGLHSLEASQFDQQSSEWQQELVTLSCTLLVLDRQWSAATGYPSNFKETDFEMAKVSLAHTPYLKEMMKFTLISHKFNEPISQVARGECIEEDDIDLINFQVENWRKRALENQSFVHPEQWESSLSAQPPPWTTLLYLRANAVRGILMRPFYLSSQGSHVAAKKVWPGLELVSDSLNILSILDNTTDIYKKQHPNFQHYVASSCALLFLIIIYTKKHGITPPESKHEFLQTVKQNFDIALKLSAAYSQSSRASRELWKRLQSVGDPLFRWGVLHEETLRDASGAGTSSNTRPADSDSRMPKAKRQDVVTEDTGWANQITSKNRSSAVPGDGLLFQDMSISNTMATSTGPEGPASMNELIENDFGFDSLDPLILGWPMKSTGAWFSDGLF, encoded by the exons ATGGATGGACTGCGCATTACGGGCTGCGCATTACGGGCTTCGGTTCCTCAGGCTAAGAATGTCAGCGTCATGGCCGATCCGCCTGCCAGCGTTGCACGGGCTTCCGGCGACAAGCGACCGATGCCATCCGTCGCCAATGAACCAGCTAAGCGTCGTGCTCCGTATGCACAAAGGGCATGTGATGCTTGTCGCAGGCGCAAAGGCCGTTGCAACGGGGCTAAGCCTTGTGATTACTGCATCGGCCGCTCGTTTAACTGCTGCTACTCCATCAGTTCTCATGACAGTCGGCCAGTCAAAACGCGGCAGAGTTCGTCCAAAACTTCTACCATTGCTAGCAAGTGGACGCCGGA TAGCAGCTCTATTAATGGCCTCGTTGCCACAATCCAGGGACACTTGGATACTCTTGCCTCTCATGTCAGAACCGATGCTACGGTCCAAGACCAAACTGGGGACGACGCCTTTGCTCGGGGTAGCATGACAAGACCGACTCAAGAGCCGGCAGTGAGATATGGACTTTCCGCATTCACATCCGCAGCTACGCCCATATcgccctcatcatcaaccacTGACAAGTCATCAAAGCGACCCAAAGGCGTCAAGTATCACGGGCCGACCAGTCCAGCATACAGCCTGGTGGCTGCACAGATCCAGTTCGAGGACCGAAGGATCAATGTAGGCGTCAGTCCAAGCAGCAAACTAAGGAGCGCTACATGTGACAAGAGCGACAACGAAAGCGACAGCGATCAAGAAGACGATGGTCATTCAAAAGACGAAAATTCCATTGCCAGTCGCCCATTGGCGAGACCAAGTACGCACCAAGCGCTCTTCCAATCACTTCACCTATTCCACACTCGCGAAACCATTCGACTCGTGCGTGTGTACCACGAAGTTATTGGCGAGCTGCATCCCATTTGCAATATTGACGCCCTCGTGGAGCTGATACGACAGATACATTCGACCAGTAGTGGTGGCCTTTCTGGAAAAGGGGAGCGCGAGGTGGCCGTGGATGTGAATGACTTGTTGGAATTGAACCTCGGTCTGGCTATTGCGCTAACCGCTGAGGCCGCCACCTCATCTACTATTGCCAACACCATATACAAGCAATGTCGAGGCTACATCGATACCAAGATAACGAGCCGCTCAAAGTCTATCAAGGATGTTGTTGTAACGCTGATGCTG GGACTGTACTATTTCTTCAAGTGTGAGTCTCAACTCGCTTGGCGCATGTGTGGTCTAGCTGGCCGCATGGCAATGGAACTTGGATTGCACAGCCTAGAAGCGTCACAGTTCGACCAACAGAGCAGCGAATGGCAGCAAGAGTTGGTAACATTGTCCTGTACGCTGTTGGTCCTCGATCGTCAATGGAGCGCCGCAACAGGATATCCATCTAATTTCAAAGAAACGGATTTTGAAATGGCCAAAGTTTCATTG GCACATACGCCCTACTTGAAagagatgatgaagtttACCCTCATCAGCCACAAATTCAACGAACCAATCTCCCAAGTTGCTCGGGGCGAATGCATCGAGGAAGATgacattgacttgatcaACTTCCAAGTCGAAAATTGGCGGAAACGAGCCCTTGAGAACCAAAGCTTTGTTCACCCCGAACAGTGGGAGTCAAGTCTGTCTGCACAACCGCCCCCGTGGACCACCCTCTTGTACCTACGCGCAAACGCCGTTCGAGGGATCCTCATGCGTCCTTTTTATCTCtccagccaaggcagccacgTTGCCGCTAAGAAGGTATGGCCGGGGTTGGAACTCGTCTCGGACTCGCTCAACATTTTATCCATTCTTGACAACACTACCGACATCTACAAGAAGCAACACCCCAACTTCCAACACTACGTAGCTTCATCATGCGCTCTACTTTTCCTCATAATTATATACACCAAGAAGCACGGCATCACACCGCCAGAATCCAAACACGAGTTCCTGCAAACGGTGAAGCAGAATTTCGACATTGCTCTCAAGCTCTCGGCTGCATACAGCCAATCATCGCGCGCATCACGGGAGCTATGGAAGCGTTTGCAGTCTGTAGGAGATCCTTTATTCCGCTGGGGCGTTCTACATGAGGAGACGCTGCGAGATGCTTCTGGGGCAGGTACATCATCGAATACTCGGCCCGCCGATTCCGATTCGAGAATGCCCAAAGCGAAGAGACAAGACGTTGTAACAGAAGACACGGGGTGGGCCAATCAAATAACTTCAAAGAATAGGTCATCTGCCGTGCCTGGGGATGGCCTTTTGTTTCAGGACATGTCCATCTCGAACACGATGGcgacgtcaactggtccggAAGGGCCTGCTTCGATGAACGAGCTCATCGAGAATGATTTTGGGTTTGATTCATTGGATCCTCTAATTTTAGGGTGGCCGATGAAATCGACTGGAGCGTGGTTCTCGGATGGCTTATTTTAG